From Lasioglossum baleicum chromosome 16, iyLasBale1, whole genome shotgun sequence:
TGCAGGTTCGATCGGCGCGATCGCGTCAACGACGATGGCAAGACGATCCCAAGACCAGGAAGCAGAGGAAACGGATAGCCTCGGAGAACGAAGAACACTTACCATGGATCCGGAGATCCTGAGGTTCGTCAAAGTGGTTCGCGTTCCGTACAGGAAAACCGTCTTTCCTACTTTTACCACTCGATCTCTCGTTGATTATTCTACGATTTGTAGGTTCCGCGGAACCAGGCTCGAAAGCAAGACAAGCCGCGAAGAGAGGAAAGGAAACAGGTGGACACACGTTAGGACAAGGAGGAGGAAGCGGGccgaagaagaggaggaagtaGAAGCAGAGGCAGAAGAGGTCGAAGAGGAAGAGTAAGAGGTGTTCTCCGGGTGGAGGAGGAAGAGCTGGCCTAGAAACCGACGGTTCTCCGATCTCGGATCGGTTCGTGGTCGTTTTCAGGCTTCGTCCAGCTAGAGTCGAACTGTACGTGCGCCCCCCTCCCCCTGCCCTCCGCAGTTCGACtggccgtcgcgtcgtcgacgaCGATGGTAATGGTAATGGTAATGGTAAATGGCCCATGGAGAGGCTCTCCAGTCCGCGCCTCCACTGGAAACGGGAGCACGCCACGTGAAAGTAGGAAGGGGAGGCTATAGCCGGACCGACGTCGCTTCGCGCGCCTCAGTCGTTCGTGGACCTCGAAGGACGATAGAGGTCGAAGAGGGCACTTCCTCCTCTCCTTCCTCACGGCGCCACACACCAC
This genomic window contains:
- the LOC143216995 gene encoding uncharacterized protein LOC143216995 isoform X2 encodes the protein MTPIPSASLNRAGIEDGGSKNGTPCSIGAIASTTMARRSQDQEAEETDSLGERRTLTMDPEILRFRGTRLESKTSREERKGNRWTHVRTRRRKRAEEEEEVEAEAEEVEEEE